From Candidatus Methylopumilus planktonicus, a single genomic window includes:
- the gltX gene encoding glutamate--tRNA ligase, whose amino-acid sequence MTVVTRFAPSPTGYLHIGGARTALFSWAYAKKHQGQFILRIEDTDLERSTPEAVKAIMDGMTWLHLDYDQGPIYQTKRMATYKTYIDQLIKEDKAYLCYSSKEELEILRESQMKAGLKPKYDGKWRPESGKSLPPTPENIQPVVRFRNPVSGVVTWHDLVKGEITIANEELDDLVIARGDGTPTYNFCVVIDDWEMKVTHVIRGDDHINNTPRQINLLKALNATIPAYAHLSMILGSDGQKLSKRHGAVSVMQYFDQGYLPESILNYLARLGWSHGDDEIFSMADFCQWFDLDHITSSSAQFNTEKLDWLNSHYIKTLPHERIAAAIEPYLKEVVHSPIDPSLLIKAIDIHRERANHLTSLARDIAYIFEYQKPNQQDFEKHINDEALKLIKSFQAALIKIDWTKEAIHNVMNDMVILHAIKFPKLAMPLRVLLTGIAQSPSIDVVMEILGRDETMKRLNLYL is encoded by the coding sequence ATGACCGTTGTCACACGTTTTGCTCCGAGCCCCACAGGCTACCTTCATATTGGAGGCGCGAGAACCGCATTATTCTCTTGGGCTTATGCCAAAAAGCATCAAGGCCAATTTATCTTACGTATTGAAGATACTGATTTAGAAAGATCTACCCCTGAAGCAGTGAAAGCCATTATGGATGGTATGACATGGCTTCACCTTGATTACGATCAAGGCCCTATATACCAAACAAAACGTATGGCAACTTATAAAACATACATTGATCAATTGATTAAAGAAGATAAAGCCTATCTTTGTTACTCATCCAAAGAAGAATTAGAAATTTTACGTGAGTCACAAATGAAAGCCGGCTTAAAGCCAAAGTATGATGGGAAGTGGCGGCCTGAATCTGGAAAAAGTTTACCCCCAACTCCTGAGAACATTCAACCGGTAGTTCGTTTTAGAAATCCAGTATCAGGTGTTGTAACATGGCATGATTTAGTCAAAGGTGAGATCACAATTGCGAATGAGGAACTCGATGATCTTGTCATTGCAAGGGGAGACGGTACACCGACCTATAATTTTTGTGTGGTGATTGATGATTGGGAAATGAAAGTCACACACGTCATTCGAGGTGATGATCATATTAACAATACACCACGCCAAATTAATCTCTTAAAAGCTTTGAATGCAACCATTCCAGCATACGCCCATCTATCGATGATTTTGGGTTCTGATGGTCAAAAGCTTTCTAAAAGACATGGGGCTGTCAGTGTGATGCAATATTTTGATCAAGGTTATTTACCTGAGTCGATTCTGAATTATTTAGCTCGTCTTGGATGGAGTCATGGCGATGATGAAATTTTTAGTATGGCTGATTTTTGTCAATGGTTCGATTTAGACCATATCACTTCATCATCTGCACAATTTAATACAGAAAAATTAGATTGGCTTAATAGCCATTATATCAAAACATTGCCACATGAGCGTATAGCTGCGGCAATAGAACCCTATTTAAAAGAAGTAGTGCATTCACCAATCGATCCTAGCCTTTTAATAAAGGCAATCGATATTCATCGCGAACGTGCAAATCATTTAACAAGTCTTGCGCGTGATATTGCTTATATTTTTGAATATCAAAAACCAAATCAGCAAGATTTTGAAAAGCATATTAATGATGAAGCATTAAAGCTTATCAAATCCTTTCAAGCCGCTCTAATTAAGATTGATTGGACGAAAGAAGCCATTCATAATGTGATGAATGACATGGTGATCCTACATGCAATTAAATTTCCAAAACTTGCGATGCCACTTCGAGTGCTTTTAACAGGTATTGCACAATCACCTAGTATTGATGTTGTGATGGAGATCTTAGGGCGCGATGAAACGATGAAACGTTTGAATCTTTACTTATAA
- the hfq gene encoding RNA chaperone Hfq — MEKKTTHLQDEFLNQLRKEHVSVSIYLMNGIKLQGNIESFDQYAILLKNTVSQLVYKHAISTIVPMRNVNIEPPADDD; from the coding sequence ATGGAAAAAAAGACGACACATTTACAAGATGAGTTTTTAAATCAACTCAGAAAAGAACATGTATCAGTATCTATTTATTTAATGAATGGTATTAAATTACAAGGCAACATTGAGTCATTCGATCAATACGCTATTTTATTAAAAAATACTGTGAGTCAATTAGTCTATAAACATGCTATCTCAACGATTGTACCTATGCGTAATGTCAACATAGAGCCACCAGCAGACGATGATTGA